The genomic segment AGATAACCTATCCAATTAACGATGATTAATAGCAGTGAAATTGATGCTCAAAAAAATTCCCCTGAATCTTATTATCAAACCTCCTCTCGAAATCAAGGGAAACATAAAATTTTTATTGGGATGTCTCCTGGGGTCGGTAAAACCTATCGAATGTTAGAAGAAGGACATCAATTAAAAGAAGAAGGAATTGATGTTGTAATTGGGTTATTAGAAACCCATGGACGGGAAGAAACCGCAGAAAAAGCAATCGGTTTAGAACTTATCCCTAAAAAAACGGTTTTTCATCAAGGAATAACCTTATGGGAAATGGATACCAATGCAATTTTAGCTCGTCAACCTCAATTGGTTTTAGTGGATGAATTAGCTCATACTAATGTTCCGGGTTCTATCCGAGAAAAGCGTTATCAAGATGTGGAAATTATTCTTAATCATGGAATTAATGTTTATTCAACCGTGAATATTCAACACTTAGAAAGTTTGAATGATTTAGTCGCAAAAATTACAGGAGTTATTGTTCGAGAACGCATTCCTGATCGTCTTTTAGATGAAGCGACGCAGGTTGTGGTCATTGATGTTACCCCAGAAACGTTACAAGAACGCTTAAAAGAAGGTAAAATATATGCACCTGAAAAAATTG from the Planktothrix tepida PCC 9214 genome contains:
- a CDS encoding sensor histidine kinase KdpD, translating into MINSSEIDAQKNSPESYYQTSSRNQGKHKIFIGMSPGVGKTYRMLEEGHQLKEEGIDVVIGLLETHGREETAEKAIGLELIPKKTVFHQGITLWEMDTNAILARQPQLVLVDELAHTNVPGSIREKRYQDVEIILNHGINVYSTVNIQHLESLNDLVAKITGVIVRERIPDRLLDEATQVVVIDVTPETLQERLKEGKIYAPEKIEQALQNFFQRRHLVALRELALREVADNIEESAETTEKALFCNVHERVLVCISTYQNSPQLLRRGLRLANVMKARLYGLYVENPERFLTKEESLLLETCQDLIKEFGGEFLRVKSYNVSEAIAQIAHQYHITQVVLGHTRKSRWELFWKGSPVQQLLKYLKGVDIHIIDGEKTLNSSSSLD